In the genome of Arachis stenosperma cultivar V10309 chromosome 6, arast.V10309.gnm1.PFL2, whole genome shotgun sequence, the window GTAAATTTGACCTTATCATGGATGTGTTGAGAACAATACCTACTGGGGTTGCGACACCTGTGAATTCAGGAGTTGGAATTTCCTGAATTTGGTGATGATTGAGTAAGGACAAGAGTTGTTGAACTTGAGCAGAGGTCAAGTTGGGAGTGGCAGGTGTTCATGGTTCCAAATTGACAGACACATTGTGTACAGATGGCCTCGTGCCTCTCCCTTTGCCAAAATTTGGTAGGAACCCATGGAGCTTATAGCACTTATCAATTGTATGCCCAAGAAGGCCACAATGAGAGCAGAGAGGACGATCTTTCTTGAGTGTGCCTCGGCCACGATCTTGAGGTTGAGTGGCATGAGGATTGCGGGGGAGGAAAGCGACCTGAGGTTGTGGCAGTGAATTCAAGGAAGCTCCTAATGCTCGATGTTTCTCTTCTTGAGTCACCAAAGATAGCACCTTGTTAATCGCAGGGAGAGGTTCCATGAGTAGGATTTGGCCCCAAATTTGAGAGTAAGACTCATCTAGTCCCATCAAGAAGCAATGGACGTATTCTGCTTGAAGAAATTCTTGCATAGCTCGAGCATCACCACAGTTGCATTGTACGGGTTTGTAGGAGTTCAATTCTTCCCAAAGAACTTTGATCTTGGTAAAGTATTGTGAGATGGTCATCGTACCTTGCAGAGATTCATCAAATTACGTTTTAACTCGAAAACACGAGGGCTATTGCCATGCTGAAATCGGTCTTTCAAATCATTCCAAAGTTCAGTAGTCGAATTTGTATACACCAGTGAAGTGGCTATCTCTTTTGAAATAGAGTTTAGGATCCAAGTACTCACTACATCATTGACACACTGCCAGTTTTCAAATTTATTTGGTTCAGTGGTAggatcaagttgaggaacagaACCTGTGATAAAGCCAAGCTTTCTCTTGGCATTGAGGGCTTTTCGTATAGCGCGGCTCCATGAATGATAGTTGTCCTTACTGAGTTGTTGAGTGACTAAGAGCAAACCTAATTGATCAGCCAGGGAGAGGTTGTATGGGTCGATCGTCATGGATGAGGCTGAAGAAGCAGCCAAAGACAGTGAAGCGGAAGGCTCCATGAACACGCATGATGAATGTCTTCTAGTCGAGGCTCGTTGATCAGAAATCACTGTTTTGATTCAAGAACAGGGATAAAACAAGCAAGATCTCATCAATATCTATCGTGTGAGCCAAGAAGAgaggaaaaaagaagaagatcgaGGAAAGAAGATGCAGAAATGGCagagaggagagggagaggaagagagagagagtggacGGTTACGGAAGCTTCAAGAAGGGTTTGCTTCTGATACCATATTGAACAGAAAGAAGGGAAAAGTGGAATCTGTTATTGAACTTCTCAATTGAGGGTTTATATACATGCACTAAAATGAAGTTAATCAAGCCTGTGACTAATTGAGCCCCAATTCTAACTAACTGATACAACTAATTTAATTTCTAACTAACTTTAACTTATGCTACTAATCATACATATAATAGTCCAATAAAATACTCTATAGGATTATTGACAAAACTAtttaaaaaactataaaaaaccATTTCTCATGAGCAAGGCCATAATCGTTGTCTTTGGTGTGACCTGTAACTGCATATTATCAAACGAACATAAGCACAACATACATAGTAGTATATTACTATCTAAATAGCTAAACTTCAAAGTGACTATTTCGTAATTCATGCGTTCAGGGCTAAATTCAGTTTAATTGAAATGATTCAACTTTAGATCAGTAATACTACTACTTTGTATAATGAAGCaataaaattcaaaacactTAAAGTAATAACACCAAAGAGCACAAAACCTTTCTAAAAAACCAAAAGTAAATAAACACTTCCATGATGAGGCAAGGTAAGCAAAAAATATGTACGACCCATCACTAACAGAATGAGGAACATAAAAAACTACCTTATATGCTAAGAGACTGACTACTTTTCAATCAATGAAGAAGTTAGTTTTCGAATTTGGTCATCTTTCTCATTTGCTAGAATTTTTGCCTTTACTGTTGCTACAGCACGTTTTACTTTCTCCATTTTGTTATCATCTATCTTCTGTATACCAAAATCTACTCTTGTGACATTCTATGATTGATCTTTGTCCATCATCATATAAGATTATATTCTTTCACAttaactcatatatatataacacacccaaaataaaaactaataactatataaaaaaatcattcgGAGTAGACTTTTGTTCATATGTATATCCCTTATTAATCTACAAATAACtgctatatttattttctactaAATGTGTCTGGATATTGGGGGGAAAAAAGGACAGACTtatttttttgctatttttcGCACTGAAAATTGATCCCACTGGATGTGAAGGAGACATGGTAGCTGAGATTCACTTTTCTCTGATAACTCAACATCTAGTATCGGGTCTTTTATTTGCAGATGGTCACCAGTTAAACCTGCGGATAGTGTTTGTGACTTGAGAAAGAACTACACTCTGTCTAAGGAATGCAAAAAAAATCACTCAAcattttagaaaataatttctagacaaaataagaagaaaagtaAACATAATTGGCAAATTTTGCTCGATAAAAGCTACAAAAGCATGGGATTTAGTAGAAGAATTCTATGTGAGTAACCTTTAAATATATTGCCCTCTTTGCTCTTTTTTTGGGCGTAAGCCTCTTTGCTCTAAATTTGCTAACACATCTTAGTACAAACCCACTCAACCGCAAGTTAAACAACACTAACTAAGAAACAAAATATTATTGTAGTCAAAACTTTTAAAACCATTACATTGCATCAAAAGGTACGACTTCCTGAAGAACTATAGATAATAATTTGCATAGTTTTTCATTATTTGCTTTATGCACCGGGTCTTAAACTTAAAATAAAGTGACAAAGACGGAGGCAACAAGTAACTTTTTTAACATGATGGTATGGTAGATCTTAATGACTATAATAAAAGTTTTTCTTTATTCAATGCCTATACCTCATTTGAATGTCACTGACTACTATTTACACGCAGCCTACTAACTCTCAATAATGTCTTCTATGGCTGCAATTCAAATGGAGAAATGGTTGGTTTTACTCTCTCTCACTGAGAAAGCCAAGGCACAAAACAAGCCATATCCACACCTTCTGCATCCTCAGCAACTAAAAGACTCAAGAGTTGTATAAAAGAAACTTAAATTCATATCACAAGCTTAAACTCTAGGTTTATATTAGAACTGATATATTATTCTATTAATCATTgcctttatttatttattaatgaaTTTAAACAAAATAGAAGCCTGAATGCTTGAACTTGTATATTCAATTCATGTAGATGAAATAAATGATTGAGAAATTGAAATCACTATTATTACTTTTGGATAAACTTCATTAACAAATAGAAAATTAGTAAAATACAGAAATCAGTATTATTACGTACTAAATACACATGCACTAAGTGCCTATTGCAATAACTTATCACATCATGAAGTAATTCTCATTGCAAAAGCATGGAGAGACTTTTATACTCATTTGTTAAATagatcaaccaaaacatgcatACATAAAGGGATCACAATTCAGAAATTTTAACTAAGGACTTAATAGGAATTTAAAAGATATACCACATATGAAATAGTCAACTACACAACAAGGCTCTGAACTTTCTAACAAAGAACATAATACCAAAAAATTTTTACGAATAAATCCTTTGCAATTAATAATCCCAAGCCCGCTTCATTGTTTTAAATAAATCCCAAGCAATCAATTTATTGAAGGTCAAGTTTAGGAACAGAGATACCTTAATGAAGTCAATTTCCTTAGCGTTGCTACGAAAGCACTGCCTACATCACAACACAAAAGCAAGGACAATTGGTAAGCCAAAGAAACAACCAAACTTTTCTATCACCACAGTTCTTGCAAAACGTAAAAATATTTATACCTTAATCCAATTATGTAGAACATAGAAAAGATAGAGAGAATGGTACCTGGTGACCATAAATTCTTTAAAGAGAATTGTATATTTACATGTAAAAGCACATATAAGTTATGTTTGAATCAACAGGAAGTAGGGGAACGAAATGGAATAGAACATAATGAATTGAAGGAAACAGGGTGAACGGATACAATTATTTGTATGGagaaataatatttataattacattTTATCATATTTCCTTCCATAATTAGAGGTAAGAAAAGTGAGGGATAAGAAATAGTTGTGTTGCATAATTgagtattttatttaacaaAACCATAAAGCATTTTATCCATGATCCTAATTGccaaatattttaattgtatatAGTTATCTTTATTTTAACTATTAGCAAAACAATATGGAAATTGAGTGGAAGCCATAAATAGAAAATGCTTAAAAGGAAGATCGGCTAGCATGTGAGATAATTCCACTAAGCACAAATAGAATAGCTACAAtgcatatttatttatttatcctaacaatataaatcaaataaatactAATATTCAAATAAAGAGAAGGAACAACCTACTGAAAGAGCATGTTATAGGTACTGACACCAACTGCGGTTGCAAGATGCCATGCAATATAAATGTATAAATGGTCAAAACCAATGATGACATTTTATGCACCCTATGAGTCATCCTCAAATCTGGATCTTTTAGTGTCCTTTTTGCAAATGCAAcctgaatcaatattttagtttttctcATAAAAAAGACATGCTTAAATATAAATTTGAGCTCACTTTTAAATAACTAAAATGGATATTTTGTCAACCTTATCATGTTAACagaacaacaattattgcattAAAAAGGATAAAGATAGCCTtatgaacaaaataaaatttcaaaaaataatttaggtTATGTTCATTGTTCAATTTAATTATGGCATATAAATCCATCAATCAATAAATCCAATGTTATGTTAGTTATCAATATTTATCTTATCAAATTAAACTTCAATTAAGTATTTTGTTAACTTGAACATTCACTAACTTATTAACACCAACAAACACTATGCATACCTAATAAAAATACAACtttataaaagaaaagatttcaaaaatacttaaaaGTCAATTACACAAACTAATAATTTTCTATCATCATATAACATATTTTCGCACTCCTAAGAACACAAATGATAAGTCTGAGGAGTTAAATCACAGTCATCTTCCAAATCTCCATGCATGATTGCCCACTTTCATGATACAAACATTTGAGTAAGCAGGAAAATAAGatgtagtttttttttaaacaatttagCTTTAAAGCAGTATAAATCTTCTTTATTTAGGGTTGCTTTTCTTTAAAGGATCACAATTATAGAATAGGatatgttgttttttttttttaaatcttcttTAAGTAAATTAGAGGATCACAATTATAGAATAGGACAGGTTGCTTTCTTCTACACTCTACTAATTCCATATTTTAAGGAGTCTTTACTATAATTATATCATATTGCAATTGTGGTTTGCAATAGCTTGTAATGGATTTTATCAAATCAATTTTAAGTATCAAATTTTTATTGCAACAACCATAATTACAACTTTTTACTCCAATTTAAAACCTTTTGTCCAAATAATGATATAGCTCAAGATCAAATAATTTgaattaacaaaagaaatttTATCCTCttctataaaatatataatatataataataaatttaaaaagcaAAAGTTTGTATTTTATCACATGGCCTTATACTTAGATATTTCCTTTCGAGAGTATGGGGCATACCACTTTGTGAGCCCCACTTTTTTTTATCGATGTATGAAAAGCACAAAGAGAAcctgattaaaataaattataaaaaaaataaaaaaattagaaaataaaataaaaacagatTCGGAACCTTTGCTGCTGTCATCATGATGAAGTAACAATATGGAAGGAGAACACTCCATTGACAAAAAGGCATTCATTCCACCCAGTTGGTATCACAATAGTAAAATGAAGAACAGACAATGACTTCTATTTTATTTACAACTCAAAAAATGTGACTACATTAACACATGTCCATTTATGATAAATAAACACAATAGCTCTAAGTCACAGGTAAAACACCACATGTTTATATATATGCACAGTGATATAAAATcgatataaataaataaatgaaaacaTAGGCCAAAGTAAATTCATAAATCGTGCAGTAAACGAAATACTTTTATCATGATATATACCTACATGTAACCCTACGGAGAAGAAGAATATGGTGACAAATAttcagaaaaagaaaatcaattttgTTTTACCACAAAAATACGAAAAAGTTTGCAACAATGTAACATTTAGGTAGCTCCCTATACAACAtaaatgaataaaagaaaatggcatctattcttaatatataaaagtagatgGATAAGTTTACCCATATTACTTTTAAGATATCTTTTTTCTCCTACTAATCCCATGTCAGCAACATCGCTTACTTggcaaaatttttgaatcaacCACTCAATTTTTGCCAAATCatctattattttcaaatcagcaaaaaaaaaatatatacaaaatataatACAATAATTACCAACGAcaataattagaaattaataGTGTCTAACCAAATTTGTAACTTACAAAGACATTAAATTCATATccctatatttattatatcttaaaattgtaaacaatacaataaatttataactccaataattaatttattaatttctataaATAACTCATTCAATGTAATAAACATCCAAATTATAAAtgtcataataatattattaatcata includes:
- the LOC130934680 gene encoding uncharacterized protein LOC130934680; the protein is MEPSASLSLAASSASSMTIDPYNLSLADQLGLLLVTQQLSKDNYHSWSRAIRKALNAKRKLGFITGSVPQLDPTTEPNKFENWQCVNDVVSTWILNSISKEIATSLVYTNSTTELWNDLKDRFQHGNSPRVFELKRNLMNLCKVR